One genomic window of Onychomys torridus chromosome 19, mOncTor1.1, whole genome shotgun sequence includes the following:
- the LOC118570385 gene encoding male-specific lethal 3 homolog: MSTPGCAPRDDGEEKDEDVSEHGDVDPKPKGKKELELHAKREPDERAVRIPIPEVLQQRLADDCYYINRRRRLVRLPCQTNVGAILECYVRHFSASALASGDRRPQPQRAAPERSVGLCREMADGLRITFDHALPLVLLYPQEQAQYEMVTSSTFFFPTEEKATTDPGRSQDGPWPGPSTPQQPPESQPAAGPAAPKRRKAEAEAPRAPRRSMRHTTHWQSEDRASPQAKRSVPKLFPHLQKTPVHGTSPSPIALALGTEGSAMFAGFEGTSEEINEVLSWKLVPDNYPPGHQPPPPSYIYGAQHLLRLFVKLPEILGKMSFSEKNLKALLKHLDLFLRFLAEYQAEFFLESAYVSACEAHYSSKNPRTIC; the protein is encoded by the coding sequence ATGAGCACGCCCGGCTGTGCCCCCAGGGACGACGGTGAGGAGAAGGACGAGGACGTGAGTGAACACGGCGATGTCGACCCGAAGCCCAAAGGCAAGAAAGAGCTGGAGCTGCACGCGAAAAGGGAACCGGACGAAAGGGCCGTCCGCATCCCCATCCCGGAAGTGCTCCAGCAGCGGCTGGCGGACGACTGCTACTACATCAACCGCCGGCGGCGGCTGGTGCGGCTGCCGTGCCAGACCAACGTGGGGGCCATCCTGGAGTGCTACGTGCGCCACTTCTCGGCCAGCGCGCTGGCCTCGGGGGACCGCCGGCCGCAGCCCCAGCGCGCGGCGCCCGAGAGGAGCGTGGGCCTCTGCCGGGAGATGGCGGACGGGCTGCGCATCACCTTCGACCACGCGCTCCCCTTGGTGCTGCTCTACCCCCAGGAACAGGCCCAGTATGAAATGGTGACTTCCTCCACCTTCTTCTTTCCCACCGAGGAGAAAGCCACCACCGATCCGGGCAGGAGCCAGGACGGGCCCTGGCCTGGCCCATCCACACCGCAGCAGCCCCCGGAGAGCCAGCCCGCCGCGGGGCCGGCCGCCCCCAAGAGGCGCAAAGCGGAGGCGGAAGCGCCGCGGGCTCCCAGGAGGTCCATGCGACACACCACCCACTGGCAGTCTGAGGACCGGGCCTCGCCCCAGGCCAAGCGCAGTGTGCCCAAGCTGTTCCCGCACTTGCAAAAGACACCTGTGCATGGCACATCACCTTCCCCCATTGCTCTGGCTCTGGGGACGGAGGGGAGTGCTATGTTTGCTGGCTTTGAAGGGACAAGTGAGGAAATAAATGAGGTCCTCTCCTGGAAGCTTGTGCCTGACAATTACCCACCAGGACACCAGCCACCACCTCCCTCATACATTTATGGCGCCCAGCATTTACTGCGATTGTTTGTAAAACTTCCAGAGATTCTTGGGAAGATGTCCTTCTCGGAGAAGAACCTGAAAGCGTTACTGAAGCACTTGGATCTCTTTCTGAGGTTTTTAGCAGAATACCAGGCTGAGTTCTTCCTGGAGTCGGCATATGTTTCCGCCTGTGAGGCGCACTACAGCAGCAAGAACCCCAGGACAATCTGCTAA